The window catGGTGATtatagagatgcctttgattgatgcagtgaagttttctcctgggattaagcggtatgtgaggaggatggtcaccaatggtttgagtcctgaggaaggagcactgcttacaaaggatgtcagtgcaattttgttgaagcagcctccacaaaggaagaaggaaaagaagcaggaggtggttgtctctaaggaagtaagtgcagtgattcagagtaggattgcagagaagttatcagatcctggaagctttgttcttgattgctctatctctacagaacggtttgctcactcactttgtgatctcgGTTCTAGTATCAATTtaatgccacattctgttgttgtgagacttgggatgacagatttgaAGCCGattaaaatatctcttatcttagctgatcgatccagaaggattcctgaaggtgtcttagaagatattccaatcaagattggagGTTGCATGATTCTCattgactttgtggtgctggaatatgacaaagagcctagtgatcctcttaTCTTAGGAAGCTCATTCTTGGCTATAGtcggtgccatcattgatgttaagaagggacacatagctctGAATATAGATGATTTGGTTAtcaactttgagatggacaagctgagaagggctcccactattgatggtcagacattttttGTGGAGATTGCTTCCGATGACGATCCGATCATAGAGCTTCATGGAGACATTACTGCTAGGTATGTCAAAGAGATGGAGACTGTTGAGGAAGTGagtaagcaagctgttaagcttgaagattggagtggaaaacttctaatcagtactagagaccatgatgaggttctgatccatgacaagtcGCTGGTAGATAACGTTTTTGTATTGGAAACACGGTTTGCTGAGGTTAGTTGCAgaatcgttgaagaaacacgagttgcaggCTCAACATCaatcgatgcagctgttgcatcgcTCAACACACTTCCACGAGAACATCCAGACTTTTCCAGAACCgaagattctcgagttgattctttagctgcaagtcctaaaccagttgtaaagctgaaacctcaccattccacagtccaGAATCCACAGGTAAAGCAAAGATACGCATTTCCTTCTCTTAAACCTCTTCCTATCATCCATAAGACTTTCAGAGGTATAAAagctgttttgcagttaactaAGCCatgagattatcgtagagcgcttgtttcttctgttgataattttgcaggacataagagaagcaaacccGTCCCTAAGTCCTGTCCTGGTCATtatcctcacatccttggcagatctcATATACCTACTGTCTACACAcccccttggatgaagaggacattttctcagaagcattcattgccatgttccgatccaccggatgcctgagatccgacacagtcaagctaatgactaaaaacaagcgcttagtgggaggcaacccactggtaggtttttctttttccttctttttttgatttatttttatttttatttttattttatttgtcagTCTCttgcttgataacactggggacagtgttgtttaagtctggagGAGGCAATTACTAATTACGTTTTTGATTTTGAGCGtcagtccaaaaaaaaaaattgttttattgagtcaaaacttttgttgggaactatgatttttcttttcagtgTACtgtcttggttgattaatgctgcagatttaGTCcaaaatccgactaatgaaaaatccaaaggctgaccagtgaaccagagacatccaaatttccaacagaatccaaaAAGCATGAGGTAATTTCTGCGCTtatctttttacctcatcaaagagattgatgttcatagggCTTGACTCCTCGTTCATACCTTACAAGTTTAGAttacgaaaaagaaaaaaaattggaatttctctcccttattcaagtttaaaaagattattcatgagagctttgttttttttaaaaatagaataaaagatgagatgattttgatcagtttagagggatAGGTAAAGTACGTGTGAccccattattctactcttgagtcaaatgatcacacaaaactTGGAAGCAAGGGGTAGGTAAAATACCGATGACCTCATTATTCGTCTACACCTttgataaaaagagaaaaaaaataatattcagaaaaagaaaaaaaaagcaaaactcaaaggaagataaaataaaataagtctcgaggagagaaagagtaccacatgtgttaaatatattgttttgcttgttatggtattatacgggaatgagtctagaaggttcttgacattgatcaaattgatgattCCCatcgatgaaggcttaatggaggatgTTGTGGAATTTGGGATGATACAAATgccaacggagaagtacatggtggttcgatttggatttatctgttaagcatatggattatggtttggatgatcatggcaatactttaaaaagaaaaggagtttcCGTGTTTTCAAACTTTTTCCACAGATtaagttcttgatttgtttgagggcaagcaaaagctaagtctgggggaattGAATATCATGGTTTTGAGGTGTTTTTAGCCTTGATATAATTCTTATCTATAGAGTCTTtgagagtctttacaggttttataggatttagcatggatatGAGTATAAtagagctaaataggaggatttgggaCACATttaagcattgaggctgagttgtgaagttgggagacgagTTCAGAgctatgcatcggtcgatgcagatgatAATTTCGATCGATGCAATGTCCACAAGACGAATTAGAAGTTTttccacaagttttgaagatttacaaaaccgccccaaagttttccatatttgcatcattaatCCTTGAACGtgttttatcaatataaataggttttctaggtcattgtttagtcctaaactatatttttccctgcaatttttgagagagaaccctgagagattttgagagagtttttggagtgaagaatcaagactccttcagagaagattcagaacttctttacttcttcttctaatttcttaatgatatctattttattcatggtttttgtttcattgatcatgtctgagtagatctcttgttaggttcagtgttttcatagggtttttatgatttatttgatctcttattatttatgattcattatcttctgtgatctttatctttggttgttctgaatgctagatctttgattagtcatctcgATTTAGATCTTaagattattgattgatatgagaatataattgattttcctgataaaacctttgatgagcaaaattacttattgcaaagagatttgatttagtaattttgtgaacaatctgaacttgttttgaaatatatatttgtttcaattaCTGAAATTGATATTCATTTACATTACTTACAAAAAATGTTACAAgtcttacattattttattaaattgatataaaatatttgtatcagttatcaaaactaatataaaatatttatatcattttagaAAACTGTtgttaaaactaatattataataaataatataaaaatatttttctgtaaatataatatttaattatttatctctttcaatcatttttaaaaaaaaaatcatctgatAAAATTATGTATACTATATTTATGATGGAACCCACAGGTTGTTGTTATCCCCACAAAAGATGGATCAACAATTAGGAGAACTTTGTTTTGCCCCCGTCCATGTGGGATACAAgctgtttggatttttttttttttttttgtcagtgtggattttaagttttaatccATTAAAGAAtataacttaattattttttattttttctttgttttaagtttttgaacTACAagtcttatttttgaaaaacaaaaagaactaaatcttttaaaattttatattttggagtttttaaaaataaaataaaagaatttgctTAACACTTTTCATGCTAAAAAATGTTCACATATATTATTGACCGAGTTAAAAAACGAACTTATCATTGGAGTTCAAGGACTCTATCACCAGCCAGGAAGGAAATAATGCTTAAATCAGTTGCAGTTTCGATGCCTGTCTACGCTATGTCGTGTTTTAAGTTGCCAGAGGGCGTTACATCAGACATCAAGACATTATTAATGAATTTATGGTGGGGTTGGAATTCAAACCAGCGTGGTATATCGTGGATCTCATGGAACAGACTTAAACATTCAAAAAAGGAGAGTGGTCTAGGATTCAGGGATTTAGAAAAGTTCAATGATGCTTTGCTTGCCAAACAAGCATGGAGGTTACTTAAATATCCAAACTCTATGTTCGCAAAAGTCATGAAAGCCCGCTATTACCGAGATGATAATCTATTAGATGCAAAGGAACATAAAAACCATTTTATGGATGGTCTTCTTTGTTATATGGAATTGATCTGATCAAAAAAGGTTCACGCTATTTAGTTGGAGATGGCAAGAGTATTCGTCTGGGACAGGATAATGTGTTACCGGGACACCTGCCTCGATCGATAACACCAACTGATCCAAATGGTAATATGACTATGGATATTCTGATAAAGAAGATTGGAAGCTATCGTACTTAGGACATAAAAAAACTCGAGACTATCATCTCTGCAGAAGATAGTAAAGCTATCAAAAACTTGTATATCTCGCAAGTTGAAGCAGCAGATAGGTTAATATGGCACTACACACCTTCAGGAGAATATACTGTTAAATCAGGATATTGGTTTCTCACTCATAATCCCTTGGATTCTGACCCTGCACCAGAACATCTCCACTGGGAGATGCTCTCATGGGTACTCTTTATATTGGGCcccaaaacaataataataaactcaaTTATGGGTCCAAGAAGGTGAGAAGCGTTGCTGTGGGAACGCCTTAAGAACGATATGTGGAGCTTCCTTGTACGTgggatagaaaataaaaaggtttttttttttccattcttctctctttcttctctctttcttcccgagtgtctctcttcttctctctcgtaTGCAAAAAGCGATGTTGATGCGATTCAGCTGAAATCGGAAAAATGAATGGATTCACGTCGAATACATTGAATTTACCGGCTTAAACTGGAGGATTGTTGGTCACCCTGAGGCGATGGCTTCCCAATTGGCTCAACGGTAAGAGTTGAAGGTTCGGTTCTCACGACAAAAGACGGTGGAGGTTCCTTTTGGTGGGACAACGACGGCAGAGGTTTCTTCTGGTGGCCTACCTCGAACGGCGAGGTCTACTGGCTAACGACGCAGTTAGAAGGTTCGTCTTATCATTTCCCAGTTATTGCATGTATTTATAATTCATCTCGGGTGGTGTATAATAGTTAGGGTTTCAGATTTATTCGAATGATTGTTAGATTGGTTAATGTTTTCTGTCGATTTGACTTATTAGGCGTAGATTATGAGATTAGTTTGatgttcaattgattttgaggaTTTTTTTGGAGGGTGATAGGGTTTATGTTTTAATCGAGTTATTGTCTGATAGTTTTTTCAagaattagtatattttatgttCTTGGTATCTTATGTTTGTCTGTTCTGTTATAGATTGTTGAGTGAATCTGTGTGTTGTTCTCAATATTAGGAGTagaatgttttagttttatgtcTTGGATAAGTAATTGTGTGATCAATATTGATCCGGTTGTCATGTTTTGTGCAAGGTGCTTCATCAACTGTATGTAGCTGTTAAATGGTGAAGAGGGGTTAAGGTGAAGTGGACACACGGTTGGATTCTCTTACTTGTAAAGGTATGCTATTCTAGctttcattttgttgttgtttggttttgtttgagtttggttttgtttgagtttgtgtttgtgatgaatGTGTAGCTTTTTTATATTCTTCAAGTGTTATGTTTGTCTATGTGTTATAGATTGTGAGAATGATTGAAGTGTTATGTTTGTCTTTGTCTTGAAGTGTTATGTTTGTATTTGATGATGAGAATGTTTGATGTTCTGTAAAAATAATTGAACATCAAACCGTGTGTTGTTGTATTTGATAAGTGATGAACCGTGTGTGTTTAAAAATTTGCCCaagggtttaaattttttaaaaaaccgtGTGTGTCTTAAATTTACTCAAGTGTTGTTGTCTTGTTTGAtcaagtggttgagtttgattTTCGGTTTTAAATTTACCCCATGTGTTGTTGTCTTATTTGATCaattgtttgagtttgagtttgtgtgtaaaatttttcaaaacctATATGATTGTATTTGAATTTAGTATTGACTTTAAAGATCAgctttttataaacttttaccCATAGAGATTTACCGAAAAGTGTTTCAATCGAGCTATTCATAGAGATATAATGAAAAGTAAATCTCTTTTGTACTAAAACACTCATTAGTATTTAGCTCAATAAACATTTATTCTCTTTGTCTAACCTTTAGTATTAAAGCTCACATAAACCTGGAGGTCAATATAAATGATCATTGTTAAACACTAACCTAAACTCTTAAAGTTTTTCTCTCCAAACCCTTTCGGTTTCACAAACCTAAACTCTCAGCTTTCACTAACACAAGCAATGGATCCTAGAAACCCTTATCGTTTTTgggatcaaaattttgttgatcttttgaattctcaaaaagACTCCAACTGTTCTGATAATCCTATTCCTCCTATTTCCACCCAATCCTCTCAGCCTATTCAGTTTAGTAAtccattctcttctcagcctttAAACTTTAGCCCTGgattctcttctcagcctcttAACATAACCCCAACATCTGAATCTGAAGACTGTATCCAGGTTACGGCAGATAAGATTGATGAAGACAGAGGCAGAGGAAGTAGGAAGCGGTGGAGTGCAGAGGAGGATGTTCATCTCATAAGCGCTTGGTTAAACACAAGCAAAGATCCAGTGGTGAGCAACGAGCAGCGGATAGATAGTTTCTGGAAGAAGGTTGCAGACTATTACAAAGCTCACGATGGAGGAACCGGTTCAAACGCAAGAGGGCCTTCACAATGTAAGGCAAGGTGGAATAAGATAAACCACCAAGTCAACAATTTTGTTGGGTGTTACGCACAAGCGAGTACAAGAAGGAAGAgtggagaatcagaagatgatgttgTGAGCATGGCGTATGAGTTTTACAAGAATGACATGAACAAGCCGTTTATGCTAGGACATTGCTGGAGCGAACTGAAGAATGACCAGAAATGGATCACAGAACGCCATGAAGAATGTAGCAATAAGCGGACTAAGCTTGCTTCTAAAGGAGATTTCTCAGCTCATTCGAGCAATGGAGGAGAGATGAGGCCTCCCGGGGTTAAAGCTgccaagaaaaaaggaaagaaaccgGCAATTAGTATTGATGTGGAGGATGGTTCTGTGTGTAAGTTGGATTGGATAATAGCAATGAAGTATCAAGAATAGGCGGCTAAAGAGAGGCACGACAAAATGAGATTGCTAGACAGCCTGCTTAACAAGAGTGAACTAACACCCGCTGAAGAACTACTTAGAGACAAACTTGTTGatcaaatgttgacaaacataTAGGTTTAAGTCTTGTGTGTCTTTGCCATGTTCTCAATATTCTATCTCTTGGTTGTCAGGTTTTGTGTTTAACTCTTGTTTAACTATTGTTTaacttgtgttcttcttttgtttcaggttttgggaTGACATATGAAGCTGTCTCGTTGCCATCTAAAGTGAAACATGTTGGTAGTCAAGCGAATGGAAGCTgtctttttttgtattgataTGTTCTGTTTGTAACCCGTGCATGGGTGTTGTTTTTTAGTGCCATTCACGGgtgtctcttttgttttgtatcttGTTTAAGTGTGGTCGGCTGGAGTTTGTTGTAAGGACTGTTTGCAACCCGTGAATGTGTTTTGGGTTGTTGTATTTATGTTTGTAACCCGTGAATGggtattgattgtgtttgtaAGGTCTATATATTGAAGGTTCATGTTCAATTTCATTTGCGACTTCATCTGCTTCTGatcatttcttcttttcatttcttcatccttaaaacaaaactaacattTATCTTATCATCCGCTTCTGATCATTTATCTtatcgtttcttcttctcatttcttctaGTTAAATATTCAAAACCATTTCAATTAAGACAAACCAAATTTCCATTACCAAACTAACAGGTTTCCATATaccttgcaaaaaaaaaacccaacttcCAATAAGCCTCACAACTAAACCAATTTGACTAATAATGTCTAATTGGAGTTCTGATCAAGAAGTTGATCAAATGGTAGAGGAGAAAGTTGATAGTATAGTAGAGGAGAATCAATACAACTACACTCAAGAGGAAGAACCACCAGCTCCAATATTCTGAAGAGTGCACATTAATAGAGACCGCGAAGAAGGCCACACTCGGctatggaatgattattttggtGAAAATCTAACTTACACTCCCGTTATGTTCCGCCGtcgctttagaatgaacaaaccattgttcGAACGCATTGTCAGTactattgagaatggagtcccATACTTCAGACAAAGACGAGATGCTACTGGAAGGCTCGGTCATTctgcacttcaaaaatgtactgcagctattcgtatgatggcatacATATGTTCGGCAGATGCGGTGGATGAATACTTACGACTAGCTGAAACAACTGCACACAAATTCCTTGAAAAATTTGTAGACGGAGTTGTAAATCTTTTTGGAGACAAGTATCTCAGAAGACCTACAACGGAAGACCTCTAACGATTACTGAATATTGGCGAACATCGCGGTTTCCCTGGAATGGTCGGAtgcatagattgtatgcattgggggtggaagaattgtcccacggCATGGAAAAGACAATATTCACGCGGATCTGGAAAACCGACAATCGTACTAGAGGCTGTGGCATCgcaagatttatggatttggcacgcatTTTTCGGACCACCAGGTACGTTAAATGAAATCAATGTTTTGGACCGTTCACTGGTCTTTGATGATATCCTAGAGGGCCGAGCTCCAAGAGTTACATACATTGTCAATGGACGGCAATACAATATGACTTACTACCTCACTGACGGTATCTATCCCAAATGGGCAACTTTTATCCAACCAATTACATTTCCATGTGGCCGAAAAGCAAAACTCTTTGCTCAATGTCAAGAAGTAATGTAGGGAGATAAATACGAAAAGGTCTTAAGATATCTATGGATTCTTGAAGAGCAAGTTCGTAGCTGAGAGTTCTCGTTCTTATGGATCAATGgatcaaaagaagagagaaatcaaatacttaaaaagaagagaagaatttctctgttttctttattaataatatcaaaAGTTGCGTTCAACTTGCAATAGACTTAGCCTTAAATAAGAGTTGAAAACCCTTAGAAGCAACAACGTGTAAAGAAAGAAACGTGATTAAGAAGTAGCACCAAAGCCCAAGTAAAAAGCCCAAACGAAAATAATAGAGATAGGTTGATATCAAACACTTTGAGCTTTACGTGTTTGATATGAGAAGATGTGCTGCATCAAGTCTCATGGGGTGCGAAAAAATTCGACCTCGAATTGGCATTGTCATCCTTAGCAAGATAAGGTGTGAGATGCTGAACATTGAAGATATCTGCTGAATGGAAATGAGGAGATAACCTATCGGTAAGCACTTCATGAAACACAACACCATCGGTGAGAAGGTCTGCATAAGAGGGAGCAATAGTTAAAGAAGATGAGGAATCCGCCGACAAAGCGCACACCGTATCTGTCTCTTGAGTAGCAGCAGAACATTGTGAATGAGTATAAAACAGAGCATGTTTGTGTTCCCCCACTTTTCTTGTAGTTTGGTCTGCAACTTTGTCATATGAACCGGTTTTGGTAGTCTCTTGGGAAGGCAATAAGGTGATGCGTTTTCCTTCAAATGTGAAGCTGTAGGTGTTGGCAAAGCCATCGTGTATTGTGCGTCGATCATACTGCCATGGATGACCCAACAAAAGATGACAAGCATCCATGGGAACAACATCACACCAAAGTAAATCCTTGTAGTTAGCTCCCAACGAAAACGGTACACGACAACGTTTAGAAATACGCATATCTGTTTTTGATTGTAACCATGCCAAACGATATGGAGTTGGATGTTGCTCAGTACTTAAGGCAAGTTTATGAACAGCCTCTTCCGAAATTGCATTGGTGCAGCTTCCAGAATCAACAATGAGACGACAAACTTTGCCATGTATTGTGCAAGTCGAGTGAAAAATGTCCGTACGTAGCCAAGATTCGTCAGCACTATGTGGCATCAAAAAACTTCGGCGAGTAATCAACATCAACCCAGTATCACCCGAAACTTCTTCAACTTGCATATCATGTTCATCGTCCCTCGGAGCTTCATCATATATCGGGTCATCTCCCGTGACAGGCCTCGTCGCCCTTGATGAGGACAATTAGATTTTTGATGCCCTATTTCTCCACATCCAAAACACTTAGCAAGGCGGTTACCACGATGGGCAATTGTTCCTTCGCCTGCATCAAGTGCTCGTGACGGAACAGATTGAAGAGGAGTAACCTCTTCTGTATTATTTGTTCCCAAATCAATAAACGAACCTCCACGTTGACGCGTCGTTAAAGAATTCCACGAGGAAGAAGAATGATTAGCTTTTTGTTCGATTAAGAGAGCTCGTTGGTGAGCTTCAGAAACTGAAAGAGGGTTAAACTGAAGAAGAGAATTCTGCAATTGCCGACGCAAACCACCAATAAACCTAGAAACcaattgttcttttgtttcttgtagtgaatttcgggacaagagagaaaaaaattctGAAGCATAATCATCAACAGATTTACTTCCCTGGCGCAAATTCTGAAGACGTGTATACATTGTCCGTGAATAGTTGAAAGGTAAAAATGCCAATCGTagttgttgttttaattttttccaaGACGTAATTCGACGTTTtccagctctctctctctctctgctctttCACCTGTTGCCACCACGCAGAAGCACGGCCTTTAAAACGTGTAGCGATCAAAGGGACACACATATCAGTTGGAACTTGCTTGAACTCCAATATTTCATCCACCAAACTGATCCAATCCAACAATTCATCTGATTGTAGGCTGCCGTGAAATTCAGGAAGGTCAACCTTAAATCCTGATTCCCATCTACGTGTATCATCTCTAGGGTTAGCCATAATATCACGTTGTTGTTGAACATGATCTCTTGCAAAGGGGTTATCTTCAACGTCAACATCCTCATCAAAGATTGATTCCTCACGATGTGGGAACTTGGGAGCTTTGTTCTGCACTTGAATGACGGCACGAACTGCAGTTTCAATAGAGGTACGCATCATCTCGACCATGTTCCGTTGAAACGCGGCTAACATCTTTTCAAACGCATCTTGTTGCTCTTCCAACTGCTGTTGAAGGTTTTTCTTTGGAGGCATAATGAATTAGGATCTTTTGTCTCTGATACCAACTAATGTAGGGAGATAAATACGAAAAGGTCTTAAGACATCTATGGATTCTTGAAGAGCAAATTCGTAGCTGAGAGTTCTCGTTCTTATGGATCAATGaatcaaaagaagagagaaatcaaagacttaaaaagaagagaagaatttctctcttttctttattaataatatcaaaAGCTGCGTTCAACTTATAATAGACTTAGCTTTAAATAAGAGTTGAAAACCCTAAGAAGCAATAACGTGTAAAGAAAGAAACGTGATTAAGAAGTAGCACCAAAGCCCAAGTAAAAAGCCCAAACGAAAATAATAGAGATAGGTTGATATCAAACACATAAAGCTCAATGTTTTTGATATGAGAAGATGTGCTGCATCAAGAAGCATGCCggaaagatgtagagcgtgcatttggagttttgcaagctcgatttgcaatcGTGAAAAATCCcgcacttttttgggataaagggaaaatagggaaaatagggaaaataatgagagcatgtatcatattgcataacatgatagtggaagacgaacgacatgacTACAATTTCTACAAACCATCGGAGTTCTATCACGGAGAAGGAAGCGAAACTTCTCATGTCGATTTATCGTTTTCTACAGATATGCTaacaaatctaaataatatgatGGGCATTCGAAATGACGTTCATGATACACAAATGCATGATCTTTTgaaaaaagacttgattgagcatatctggcaaaaatttggttCAACCGCACAATAAATTTTATtccgaattttgtaaaaaatgtttgatattccaaattttgtaaaatatgtttgatattattatttaaatgattgagcAAACGAAGTGAGTTTCTCTAGTGGAgggatgattttttttaagtttctaattgagttgctttaattagtttagtattaattatataattaattaagatttgagCAACCCAAGTGGGTTACTTGAGTGGAGATGGTCTTATGGTTCAGTtgaactgaaaaacaaaatatggaagCTTAACATATTACcgaaaatcaaacattttctaTGGCGTGTTCTATTTAGGGCTCTCCCAACAACAACCCGTCTACGCTCTAGAGGTATGGATATCAATGCAATCTGCCCAAGATGCTATCAGGAGGATGAAACAATTCTTCATGCCCTTTTCACATGTCCTTTTGGAAAAATGGTCTGGCGTATGTCTAATATCTCTCCCCAATACACAAATCAACTACACACTGATACAGAGTCATCTATTGAATTTCTACTAAATCTAGCAACTCGGCACAACAATCCACATGCCTCTTATCTATCCTTTTGGCTACTATGGCGAATATGGAAAGCAAGAAACTCTACAGCTTTTGATGGCATTAGAGAAGGACCCTCAATTACTGTTTTGAAAGCTATCTCTCAATCAAAAGAATGGACAGACACATTACTACATAATGAAAATCTCAGTCCGATTACCAGtactacacatatatatatatatcttcttggTCAAAACCAACCTATCTTATgtttaaatgtaattttgatgcaGATTTTAATCCTCATAGCCATATAACCTCGGGTGGGTGGATAATTAGGAATCATCATGGAGAGGCTATAGTTTGGGGAGCAACAAGATTACCTTCTTTGGAATCAGCCTTAGAAGCAGAAGCGAAAGCACTGTTATCGGCCTTACAACATGCGTGGACACGAGGATATACTTCAATAACTTTCGAAGGTGACTGTGAATCACTTATCAGAATGGTTAATGGACAGCATAAGAATGTTTCTATCTTGAATTTGGTCCGAGACATTCTTCACTGGAGATCAAAATTCCATACCTTT is drawn from Camelina sativa cultivar DH55 chromosome 8, Cs, whole genome shotgun sequence and contains these coding sequences:
- the LOC104709317 gene encoding glutathione S-transferase T3-like; amino-acid sequence: MDPRNPYRFWDQNFVDLLNSQKDSNCSDNPIPPISTQSSQPIQFSNPFSSQPLNFSPGFSSQPLNITPTSESEDCIQVTADKIDEDRGRGSRKRWSAEEDVHLISAWLNTSKDPVVSNEQRIDSFWKKVADYYKAHDGGTGSNARGPSQCKARWNKINHQVNNFVGCYAQASTRRKSGESEDDVVSMAYEFYKNDMNKPFMLGHCWSELKNDQKWITERHEECSNKRTKLASKGDFSAHSSNGGEMRPPGVKAAKKKGKKPAISIDVEDGSVCFGMTYEAVSLPSKVKHVGSQANGSLPFTGVSFVLYLV